A genomic stretch from Desulfohalobium retbaense DSM 5692 includes:
- the betA gene encoding choline dehydrogenase: protein MAQKKYDYIIVGGGSAGSVLANRLSANPKNKVLVLEAGLPDYRLDFRIHMPAALTYPLQGKTYNWWYESDPEPYMHNRRIYQPRGKVLGGSSCINGMIYIRGNAMDYEKWASFEGLEDWDYARCLPYFNRAEYRLSGADAYQGVGGPLYLTTPECDNPLFEAFFKAVQQAGHPVVDNVNGYRQEGFSKFDANIYRGRRWNAARAYVHPVKNRKNLDIRCRAMSTRILFEGKKAIGVEYKKGNTTHKVYGGEIISCGGAINSPQLLQLSGVGAGDHLRQLGIDVVQDLPGVGENLQDHLELYVQWAAKKPVSMFPALKWYNQPKIGMEWLFANKGAAATNHFEAGGFIRGNDQVDYPNLQFHFLPLAIRYDGTAPNEGHGFQLHVGPMNSDVRGRVKITSADPGDYPSILFNYLSTEQERREWVEAIRASRHIVEQSAFDELRGKELAPGSDAQTDEEILDFVAREGESAYHPSCTCKMGYDDMAVVDSDLRVHGVENLRVVDASIMPTITNGNIYAPTMMLAEKAADKILGNTPPEPAQAPFYKTEV from the coding sequence ATGGCTCAAAAAAAATACGATTACATCATCGTTGGCGGGGGTTCTGCCGGAAGTGTGTTGGCCAATCGGCTGAGCGCCAACCCCAAAAACAAGGTCCTCGTCCTCGAAGCGGGGCTTCCCGATTACCGTCTTGATTTCCGCATCCACATGCCCGCGGCGCTGACCTACCCCTTGCAAGGGAAGACCTACAATTGGTGGTACGAATCCGATCCCGAGCCGTACATGCACAACCGGCGCATCTATCAACCCCGCGGCAAGGTCCTGGGAGGGTCGAGCTGTATCAACGGCATGATCTATATCCGCGGCAACGCCATGGATTACGAAAAATGGGCCAGCTTTGAGGGATTGGAAGACTGGGATTACGCCCGCTGCCTGCCCTATTTCAACCGCGCCGAATACCGGCTCAGTGGTGCGGACGCCTACCAGGGCGTCGGCGGCCCCCTGTACCTGACCACGCCGGAATGCGACAATCCCCTGTTCGAAGCCTTTTTCAAGGCCGTCCAGCAAGCCGGGCACCCTGTTGTGGACAATGTCAACGGCTACCGGCAGGAAGGATTTTCCAAATTTGACGCCAATATCTACCGCGGCCGGCGGTGGAACGCGGCCCGGGCCTACGTGCACCCGGTCAAAAACCGCAAGAACCTGGACATCAGGTGCCGGGCGATGAGTACCCGGATCCTGTTCGAAGGCAAGAAGGCGATCGGGGTAGAATACAAGAAGGGCAACACTACCCATAAAGTCTACGGCGGCGAGATCATCAGCTGCGGTGGGGCCATCAATTCGCCCCAGCTCTTGCAGCTCTCCGGCGTCGGCGCCGGGGATCACCTGCGCCAGCTCGGCATCGACGTGGTCCAGGACCTGCCCGGAGTCGGTGAAAACCTGCAGGACCACCTCGAACTCTATGTCCAATGGGCGGCCAAAAAACCGGTCAGCATGTTCCCAGCCCTGAAGTGGTACAACCAGCCCAAGATCGGCATGGAATGGCTCTTTGCCAACAAGGGAGCGGCCGCGACCAACCATTTTGAGGCTGGCGGCTTTATCCGCGGCAACGACCAGGTCGACTATCCGAACCTGCAGTTCCACTTCCTGCCCTTGGCGATCCGCTACGACGGCACCGCACCCAACGAAGGACACGGCTTCCAGCTCCACGTCGGCCCCATGAACTCCGACGTCCGCGGTCGGGTCAAGATTACCTCGGCCGACCCCGGGGACTATCCGAGCATCCTGTTCAACTACCTCTCCACGGAACAGGAACGCCGTGAATGGGTTGAGGCCATACGCGCATCGCGCCACATCGTGGAACAGTCCGCTTTTGACGAATTGCGGGGCAAGGAACTCGCTCCGGGCAGCGACGCCCAGACCGACGAGGAGATCCTGGACTTTGTTGCCCGGGAGGGCGAAAGCGCTTACCATCCGAGTTGCACCTGCAAAATGGGCTACGACGATATGGCCGTGGTCGACAGTGATCTGCGCGTGCACGGCGTCGAAAACCTCCGCGTTGTCGATGCCTCGATCATGCCCACCATCACCAACGGCAATATCTACGCTCCGACAATGATGCTCGCGGAAAAGGCGGCGGACAAAATCCTGGGCAACACCCCCCCGGAACCGGCGCAAGCCCCGTTTTACAAAACCGAAGTCTAG
- a CDS encoding MarR family winged helix-turn-helix transcriptional regulator, which translates to MARFKVVPLENSPDYLVLRTAMRMKTALYRTLFGSGLRVSPEQWSILNRLWEKEGLCQSELAEKTSRDRHNMHRILGLMEKNGLIRREPDPLDSRRSNIFLTQRGREIKEELVPLVEDFGDQVFAGLSDEEVRQLWRLHERIGSNLEILEKAQGGG; encoded by the coding sequence ATGGCGCGTTTTAAAGTGGTTCCGTTGGAGAACTCGCCGGATTATCTGGTCCTGCGCACGGCGATGCGCATGAAGACCGCTTTGTACCGGACCTTGTTCGGGTCCGGGCTCCGGGTCTCACCGGAACAGTGGTCGATTCTCAATCGTTTATGGGAAAAAGAGGGGCTGTGCCAAAGCGAATTGGCAGAGAAGACGTCCCGGGATCGGCATAATATGCACCGCATTCTGGGGCTGATGGAAAAAAACGGTCTCATCCGGCGCGAGCCGGACCCCTTGGATAGCCGTCGATCGAATATTTTTCTGACCCAGCGGGGCCGGGAGATCAAGGAGGAGTTGGTGCCCCTGGTGGAGGATTTCGGGGACCAGGTGTTTGCCGGCCTCAGTGACGAGGAGGTCCGTCAGTTGTGGCGGTTGCACGAGCGCATTGGATCCAACCTGGAGATTTTGGAAAAAGCCCAGGGCGGTGGTTGA
- a CDS encoding GNAT family N-acetyltransferase — MTAPSTLSLQWHKSMASIPREEWNRLSTPLQNPLLSWDWLHLLETSGAVRTRTGWTPSHVTLWRERRLVAAAPLYLRHNSWGDYIFDQVWAEVAERIGLGYYPKLVGACPFSPVPGYRFLLDPAENEQHLTTRILRSIHTMAVKRGISGCHFHFVDPEWKPLLEHCDYLAWVQPGFLWHNDAFKSFEDFLSRFHRNQRRNIRRELRKPAELGIETRIVPADQAPEQFFTRMYAMYRKTARQFGRWGCHFLTPQFFLELSQNKELCRNLLFTAGFERHGSGKPIALSLLIRKGNTLLGRYWGCLKDYDALHFNLCYYLPIQWAIDHGIAFFDPGMGGEHKSRRGFCAVANHSLHRFFPRPLMALFRQHIEAINRHQREGIATLNATAPYVFANSQRQWPVEEKN; from the coding sequence ATGACAGCGCCCAGCACCCTTTCTCTGCAATGGCACAAATCCATGGCCTCCATTCCCCGCGAGGAATGGAACCGGCTCTCCACGCCGCTTCAAAACCCCCTTTTATCCTGGGATTGGCTCCACCTTCTGGAAACCTCCGGCGCGGTCCGCACCCGCACGGGGTGGACGCCCTCCCACGTGACGCTCTGGCGCGAACGCCGTCTGGTCGCGGCTGCTCCACTGTATCTGCGCCACAACAGTTGGGGGGATTATATCTTCGACCAGGTCTGGGCCGAGGTCGCCGAACGCATCGGTCTTGGCTATTACCCGAAATTGGTCGGGGCCTGCCCCTTTTCCCCGGTCCCAGGCTACCGGTTCCTTCTCGATCCAGCGGAAAACGAGCAGCACCTGACCACGCGGATCCTGCGCTCGATCCACACCATGGCTGTCAAACGCGGCATTTCCGGCTGCCACTTCCATTTTGTGGACCCGGAATGGAAACCATTACTGGAGCACTGCGATTACCTCGCCTGGGTCCAGCCCGGATTTCTCTGGCACAACGACGCCTTCAAATCCTTTGAGGACTTCCTCAGCCGCTTTCACCGAAACCAGCGGCGCAATATCCGCCGGGAACTCCGCAAGCCAGCTGAACTCGGCATTGAGACCCGCATCGTGCCCGCGGACCAGGCCCCGGAGCAATTCTTCACCCGCATGTACGCCATGTACCGCAAGACGGCCCGCCAATTCGGCCGCTGGGGCTGCCATTTCCTCACCCCGCAATTCTTTCTCGAGCTCTCCCAGAACAAAGAGCTGTGCCGCAATCTCCTATTCACCGCCGGATTCGAGCGCCACGGCTCCGGCAAGCCTATCGCCCTGTCCCTGCTCATCCGCAAAGGCAACACGTTGCTGGGACGATATTGGGGCTGCCTCAAAGACTATGATGCGCTCCATTTCAATCTCTGTTATTACCTGCCCATTCAATGGGCTATTGACCACGGCATCGCCTTTTTCGACCCGGGCATGGGCGGCGAGCACAAATCCCGGCGCGGCTTCTGCGCCGTGGCTAACCACAGCCTGCACCGCTTCTTCCCCCGGCCGCTGATGGCCCTTTTCCGCCAACATATCGAGGCCATCAACCGCCACCAGCGGGAAGGCATTGCGACCTTGAACGCCACCGCCCCCTATGTCTTTGCCAATTCCCAACGGCAATGGCCTGTTGAGGAAAAGAACTAA
- a CDS encoding PHP domain-containing protein, whose product MSLSSWHIDCHVHSSCYSPCSRLRPEQACRLASERGLGAIVFTEHQIQWPQADLQILRSRSPGLAIYSGLELSLAEGFDIVCLLPEIDLQLPYGLSLDALEHALAPFGDEVFCFVAHPFRFLDRWDPDLDRMAPLLHGVEMNSVNILRGQACWEGDRLLPCRHELYRQLADTGLVQMFNSDAHLAEAIGTVSTRISLAHQDIPADTGELAALFRQHPRTYEHQNTNSLWPLVAGTAGI is encoded by the coding sequence ATGTCACTTTCATCCTGGCATATTGATTGCCACGTCCACTCCAGCTGTTACTCGCCCTGCTCCCGTCTGCGTCCCGAGCAGGCCTGCCGCCTGGCATCCGAACGTGGCCTGGGGGCGATCGTCTTCACCGAACACCAGATCCAGTGGCCACAGGCTGATCTGCAGATCCTGCGCAGTCGCTCCCCCGGATTGGCCATTTATTCAGGACTGGAACTCTCCCTGGCTGAAGGATTTGATATCGTCTGCCTCTTGCCAGAGATCGATCTCCAGCTGCCTTACGGCCTGAGCTTGGACGCCCTGGAACACGCCTTGGCCCCGTTTGGAGATGAGGTCTTCTGTTTCGTCGCCCATCCCTTTCGCTTTCTCGACCGTTGGGATCCCGATCTCGACCGGATGGCGCCACTTCTGCACGGGGTGGAAATGAACTCGGTGAATATCCTCCGCGGCCAAGCGTGCTGGGAAGGGGACCGGCTTCTGCCGTGCAGGCACGAACTCTATAGACAGCTGGCCGACACCGGGCTTGTCCAGATGTTCAATTCCGACGCCCACCTCGCGGAGGCCATTGGGACCGTGTCCACCAGGATATCCCTGGCACACCAGGATATCCCAGCGGACACCGGAGAACTGGCTGCGCTTTTTCGGCAGCACCCCCGGACCTATGAACACCAGAACACAAACAGTCTCTGGCCTCTGGTTGCCGGAACGGCAGGAATATAG
- the cydB gene encoding cytochrome d ubiquinol oxidase subunit II, with protein MLETIWFVLWGVLWAVYFVLDGFDLGLGTIMPAVARTETEKRTLLNAMGPFWDGNEVWLITAGGVTFAAFPTTYAVLFSGLYTALMLLLIALIIRGVALEFRSKIESPRWRNIWEKAFIVSSFLPALLLGVAFANIFQGLAINAENIVQGGLLGLLNPYGLLGGLLFVLLFALHGSLWLGIKARGELQERAARLARGLWPAVVTVLLAFLAFSATTTQLFGNYLQTPWLMVVLILPILGLFGSRLFLGTRQWWLAWGASAATIAGTAMFGIIGNYPALLPSKLNPAYSLTITNSSSSPLTLKIMLGVVLVFVPLVLGYQIWAYHLFRHPISEDDLSSDEAY; from the coding sequence ATGCTGGAGACCATCTGGTTTGTTTTGTGGGGTGTCTTATGGGCCGTGTATTTCGTTCTCGACGGGTTTGACCTTGGATTGGGAACGATCATGCCGGCCGTGGCCCGCACAGAGACGGAAAAACGGACACTGCTCAACGCCATGGGCCCGTTTTGGGACGGGAATGAGGTCTGGCTGATTACTGCCGGAGGCGTTACCTTTGCTGCCTTCCCCACCACATACGCTGTCCTGTTCAGCGGTCTGTACACGGCATTGATGCTTTTATTGATCGCCTTGATCATCCGTGGGGTGGCCCTGGAATTCCGAAGCAAGATCGAAAGCCCGCGGTGGCGTAACATTTGGGAAAAAGCCTTTATCGTCTCAAGCTTTCTCCCGGCCCTGCTCCTTGGCGTGGCCTTTGCCAACATCTTTCAGGGGCTGGCCATCAACGCCGAAAATATTGTTCAGGGTGGACTCCTTGGACTGCTCAACCCTTACGGGCTCCTGGGCGGCCTGCTTTTCGTCCTCCTTTTTGCCCTGCACGGCAGCTTGTGGCTCGGCATCAAGGCGCGGGGCGAACTCCAGGAACGCGCCGCACGTCTGGCCCGGGGGTTGTGGCCGGCTGTGGTGACCGTCCTGCTGGCGTTCCTGGCATTTTCCGCGACCACCACCCAGCTTTTCGGCAACTACCTGCAGACCCCCTGGTTGATGGTCGTCCTGATCTTGCCCATTCTGGGGCTGTTCGGCAGCCGGCTCTTCCTGGGGACCCGGCAATGGTGGTTGGCCTGGGGTGCCTCAGCCGCAACCATTGCCGGGACCGCGATGTTCGGTATTATCGGGAATTATCCGGCCCTGCTGCCGTCCAAGCTCAATCCGGCCTACAGCCTGACCATCACGAATTCATCCTCCAGTCCGCTGACCCTGAAGATCATGCTTGGTGTCGTCCTGGTCTTTGTCCCGCTGGTCCTGGGGTACCAAATCTGGGCCTACCACCTCTTCCGCCACCCCATCAGCGAAGACGACCTCAGCTCTGACGAAGCCTATTGA
- a CDS encoding cytochrome ubiquinol oxidase subunit I, with translation MDPLLLSRLQFAMATMFHFLFVPLTLGLSILVAIMETQYVRTQDEKYKRMTKFWGKLFIINFVLGVVTGITLEFQFGTNWSRYSEYVGDIFGSILAIEATAAFFLESTFLAVWIFGWKRVSQKVHLLSIWLVAFAGNMSALWIIIANGFMQNPVGYVMRNGRAELADFMAVVTQPFAWQQFIHTLAGSYILAGFFVMGISSYHLLRKQHIDFFTTSFRFGLIMALLFSIVEVGQGHLHGAEVAKIQPAKLAAMESHWETQTHAPQYLFSIPDEKNERNLVNFLPIPSGLSLLAYHRADAEVKGLKDFPKEDRPPVALTYWSFRVMIALGFLFPVLSIWAWLRRKKLTESPWLLKTLIWAIPLPYIALEAGWMVAEVGRQPWIVHGLMRTSDAVSPVAGSQVGFSLVALTLLYAVLGALCIYLLFYYARKGPSEA, from the coding sequence ATGGATCCGTTGCTGCTGTCCCGCCTCCAATTCGCCATGGCCACGATGTTCCACTTCCTCTTCGTTCCATTGACGTTGGGGTTGTCGATTCTGGTGGCCATCATGGAGACCCAGTATGTGCGCACCCAGGATGAAAAGTACAAGCGCATGACCAAATTTTGGGGCAAGCTGTTCATCATCAATTTTGTCCTGGGAGTCGTGACCGGGATCACTCTCGAATTCCAGTTCGGAACCAATTGGTCCAGATATTCCGAATATGTTGGGGACATCTTCGGGTCGATCCTGGCCATTGAAGCCACGGCCGCCTTTTTTCTCGAATCGACCTTTCTGGCGGTTTGGATCTTCGGCTGGAAGCGCGTCTCCCAAAAAGTCCACCTCCTGTCTATCTGGCTGGTGGCCTTTGCCGGCAACATGTCCGCATTGTGGATCATCATTGCCAACGGCTTCATGCAAAATCCCGTCGGCTATGTCATGCGCAACGGCCGGGCCGAACTCGCCGATTTCATGGCCGTGGTCACCCAGCCCTTTGCCTGGCAACAATTCATCCACACCTTGGCTGGCTCGTATATCCTGGCTGGTTTTTTTGTCATGGGCATCAGCAGCTACCATTTGCTGCGCAAACAACACATCGATTTCTTCACGACCTCCTTTCGCTTCGGGCTGATCATGGCTCTGCTCTTCTCCATCGTCGAAGTCGGCCAGGGACACTTGCACGGGGCGGAAGTGGCCAAGATCCAGCCGGCCAAACTCGCCGCCATGGAATCGCATTGGGAAACGCAAACCCACGCTCCCCAATACCTGTTTTCCATCCCGGACGAAAAAAACGAACGCAATCTCGTCAATTTCCTGCCCATCCCCTCGGGCCTCAGTCTGCTGGCCTACCACCGCGCTGATGCGGAAGTGAAAGGACTCAAAGATTTTCCCAAGGAGGATCGCCCTCCGGTCGCCCTGACCTATTGGTCCTTCCGGGTCATGATCGCCCTGGGTTTTCTCTTCCCGGTGCTCAGCATCTGGGCTTGGCTGCGGCGCAAAAAACTGACCGAGAGCCCCTGGCTCCTCAAAACGCTCATCTGGGCCATTCCCCTGCCGTACATCGCCCTGGAAGCCGGATGGATGGTAGCTGAAGTGGGGCGGCAACCGTGGATTGTTCATGGGCTCATGCGCACCAGTGACGCCGTCTCCCCGGTGGCCGGTTCCCAGGTGGGGTTTTCTCTGGTGGCCCTGACCCTGCTCTACGCCGTACTCGGGGCGCTGTGTATCTATCTCCTGTTTTATTACGCCCGAAAAGGCCCGAGCGAAGCCTAA
- a CDS encoding DVU0298 family protein: MDTEFTCGRNAKRAVLSALGQDDPFAHFSRLLESFSAQQLVCPLFGAVLQTDPNIRWHGVTAFGLLLPRLWDDSPERARVLLRRCIWNLNEESGGIGWGMPEAMAEAMSAVPELADEFHKVFLSYIHEKEGPDNYIDHPPLRRGALWGVARFAQSRPDLASRACADLHHHLMTEQDTPCMGLTCLALSQLPECGLPEHLGDRLDALQQEPQTIELYWNRTLRAVTVGELARQAVTTQ, translated from the coding sequence ATGGACACCGAGTTCACCTGTGGACGAAACGCGAAACGAGCTGTCCTCTCGGCCCTTGGACAGGACGATCCGTTTGCCCATTTTTCCAGACTCCTGGAGTCCTTCTCCGCCCAGCAACTCGTGTGCCCGCTCTTTGGGGCTGTGCTCCAGACCGACCCCAACATCCGGTGGCACGGTGTAACCGCTTTCGGTCTGCTCCTGCCACGGCTCTGGGACGACAGTCCCGAACGTGCCCGAGTGCTCTTGCGCCGGTGCATCTGGAATCTCAACGAGGAATCCGGCGGCATCGGCTGGGGCATGCCGGAAGCCATGGCCGAGGCCATGAGCGCAGTCCCGGAATTGGCGGACGAATTCCACAAGGTTTTCCTGTCCTACATCCATGAAAAAGAGGGGCCAGACAACTATATCGACCACCCCCCGTTACGGCGCGGAGCCTTGTGGGGAGTGGCCCGCTTCGCCCAATCCCGCCCCGATCTCGCGAGCCGAGCCTGCGCAGACCTGCACCACCACCTCATGACCGAGCAGGATACCCCGTGTATGGGTCTGACCTGCCTGGCCCTGTCACAATTGCCGGAGTGCGGTCTGCCGGAACATCTGGGAGACCGTTTAGACGCGCTCCAACAGGAGCCGCAGACTATTGAGTTGTATTGGAACCGCACGCTGCGCGCGGTGACCGTGGGCGAACTGGCGCGCCAAGCCGTCACCACCCAATAA
- a CDS encoding FprA family A-type flavoprotein has protein sequence MSVTELKKDIYWVGSVDWNLHNFHGYSQAHRGTTYNAYLVIDEKITLFDTVPAKYSGELMHQIRRLIDPEKIDYIVVNHVEPDHSGALPHIVDTIKPSKIFCSPMGKQAIGEYFHRDDLPLEVVKNGASISLGKRSVEFMEARMLHWPDSMFSFIPEDKLLIPNDAFGQNWAGSERFDDEVDLSMLLREAAHYYANIILPFSPLVQKVLGKIQKAGWDIDMIAPDHGLIWRSHAKEIIEAYDRFSKQEPQQKAVIVYDTMWHSTEQMAKAIGDALIEEGVPTRLMHLKAYHHSDVMLEAWDAAAIIYGSPTHNNGIMPLVSDMATYMKGLRPANKIGAAFGSYGWSGESVKHLTELLEGMGFELPVDGVRSKFRPNHDELAQCKEMGRQLAAAIKEKVNAS, from the coding sequence ATGTCTGTCACCGAACTGAAAAAAGATATTTACTGGGTCGGCAGTGTCGACTGGAATCTGCACAATTTTCACGGGTATTCCCAGGCCCATCGGGGCACCACCTACAACGCGTATCTGGTTATCGACGAAAAAATCACCCTCTTCGACACCGTTCCCGCGAAATACAGCGGCGAACTCATGCACCAGATCCGGCGCCTGATTGACCCCGAAAAAATCGATTACATCGTGGTCAACCATGTCGAACCAGACCACTCCGGCGCTCTGCCGCATATTGTGGACACCATCAAACCTTCGAAAATCTTTTGCTCTCCCATGGGCAAACAGGCCATTGGCGAATACTTCCACCGCGACGACCTGCCCCTGGAAGTCGTCAAGAACGGGGCCTCCATTTCCTTGGGCAAACGCTCCGTGGAGTTCATGGAAGCCCGGATGCTCCACTGGCCCGACTCCATGTTCTCCTTCATCCCTGAAGACAAGCTGCTCATTCCCAACGACGCCTTCGGCCAGAATTGGGCCGGCAGTGAACGGTTCGACGACGAAGTCGATCTCTCCATGCTCCTGCGGGAGGCGGCCCATTACTACGCCAACATCATCCTCCCCTTTTCGCCGTTGGTCCAAAAGGTCCTGGGAAAAATCCAGAAGGCCGGATGGGACATCGACATGATCGCCCCGGACCACGGCCTGATCTGGCGCAGTCACGCCAAGGAGATCATCGAGGCCTATGACCGCTTCAGCAAACAGGAGCCGCAGCAAAAAGCGGTCATTGTCTACGATACCATGTGGCACAGCACTGAGCAGATGGCCAAAGCCATCGGCGACGCCCTTATCGAGGAGGGAGTTCCCACCCGGCTGATGCACCTCAAGGCCTACCACCACAGCGACGTCATGCTCGAGGCCTGGGACGCTGCGGCCATCATTTACGGCTCCCCCACACACAACAACGGGATCATGCCCCTGGTCTCAGACATGGCTACTTATATGAAAGGTTTGCGCCCTGCCAACAAGATCGGTGCCGCTTTCGGCTCCTACGGCTGGAGCGGGGAATCGGTGAAGCATCTGACCGAACTGTTGGAAGGCATGGGGTTTGAACTCCCTGTCGACGGAGTGCGCTCCAAATTCCGTCCAAACCACGATGAACTCGCCCAGTGCAAAGAAATGGGCCGGCAGTTGGCTGCGGCGATCAAAGAAAAAGTCAACGCTTCCTGA
- the rd gene encoding rubredoxin: protein MQRWVCTVCGYVYDPQEGDPDNDIAAGTAFEDLPEDWVCPVCGAGKEDFEKED from the coding sequence ATGCAACGCTGGGTATGTACAGTGTGCGGCTATGTCTATGATCCGCAAGAAGGCGATCCCGACAATGACATAGCCGCAGGGACAGCCTTTGAAGACCTGCCCGAGGATTGGGTCTGTCCCGTATGCGGGGCGGGCAAGGAAGACTTCGAAAAAGAAGACTAA
- a CDS encoding desulfoferrodoxin — MPEQLQVYKCEQCGNIVEVLHGGAGDLVCCGENMKLIEAGTVDAAKEKHVPVIEKTDKGYKVSVGSVPHPMEEKHYIEWIELIADGKAYRQFLKPGQTPEAEFCIEAKAVTAREYCNIHGLWKAEA; from the coding sequence ATGCCTGAACAATTGCAAGTGTACAAATGCGAACAATGCGGGAATATTGTCGAAGTCCTGCACGGCGGGGCTGGCGATCTGGTCTGTTGCGGTGAAAACATGAAATTGATCGAAGCCGGCACCGTTGACGCGGCCAAAGAGAAACACGTCCCGGTCATCGAGAAGACCGACAAGGGCTATAAGGTCAGCGTTGGCTCCGTTCCGCACCCCATGGAAGAAAAACACTACATCGAGTGGATCGAACTTATTGCCGACGGCAAAGCGTACCGGCAGTTTCTCAAGCCAGGCCAGACGCCTGAAGCGGAATTCTGCATCGAAGCCAAGGCTGTCACCGCACGAGAGTACTGCAATATCCACGGTCTGTGGAAGGCTGAAGCCTAA
- a CDS encoding Fur family transcriptional regulator, which yields MTHIPELRMTRQRQVILDELRSVTTHPTADEVYDMVRKILPRISLGTVYRNLELMHEAGMVMKLETAGMQKRFDGNPAPHYHIRCINCGIVRDLELEDKGHDLESTLKTDFKVLGHRLEFYGLCPACQSPVEH from the coding sequence ATGACCCATATACCCGAACTTCGCATGACCCGACAACGTCAAGTCATCCTTGACGAACTCCGCTCTGTGACCACCCACCCCACGGCCGATGAAGTCTACGACATGGTCCGCAAAATTCTTCCCCGGATCAGCCTGGGGACGGTCTACCGCAACCTCGAACTCATGCATGAGGCCGGCATGGTGATGAAGTTGGAGACCGCCGGGATGCAAAAGCGTTTCGACGGCAATCCAGCGCCCCATTACCATATCCGCTGCATCAATTGCGGCATTGTCCGTGATCTGGAGCTTGAAGACAAAGGACACGACCTTGAGTCCACGCTGAAAACCGATTTCAAGGTCTTGGGCCACCGCCTTGAATTCTACGGCCTGTGCCCGGCCTGCCAAAGCCCGGTCGAGCATTGA